The Deinococcus yavapaiensis KR-236 region TCGTTCGATCGATCTCGTTCGTGAAGCGCTGAAGGCTGCCGAGGACCTCGCGCCGTTGCGGCCGCTCATCAGCGTTGTCGAAGATGCCGAGCAGCAGGCGTCGATTGTCGACGAGCGCCTGCGTGCAGGCGAACGGCTCGCACTCGCGGGGGTGCCGATCGTCGTGAAGGACAACCTGAACGTGCGGGGTACGCGCACGACGTGCGGCAGTCGCGCGTTGGAGCGCTACGTCAGCCCTTACACGGCGACGGCCGTCCACCGTTTGCAAGCGGCGGGCGCGGTGGTGATCGGCAAGGCGAACATGGACGAGTTCGCGATGGGCTCTTCGAACGAGTCGAGTGCGTTCGGCGCGGCGCGCAATCCGTGGGATGCCTCGAAGGTGACGGGCGGCTCGTCGGGCGGCAGCGCGGCGAGCGTCGCGGCGGCCATGGTTCCCGTGTCGCTGGGTTCGGACACGGGTGGCAGCGTGCGGCAGCCCGCGGCGTTCACGGGTGTTTACGGTCTCAAGCCGACGTACGGCCGCGTTTCGCGCTACGGCCTCGTGGCCTTCGCGTCGAGCCTCGATCAAGTGGGCCCGTTCGCCGCGTACGCCGAGGACTTGGCGACCACCATGGACGCCATGGCAGGCCACGACGTCCTCGACGCGACGAGTTTGCAGGCTCCCAATCGATTCGTGGAGGCGCTCGGGGCGGGCGTGCGGGGCATGCGTTTCGGTTTCGTGCGAGAAGCGCTGGGCGTCGGCAACTCGGCGAGCGTGGAGGCGGCCTTGGAGCGTACGAGGACGTTGCTGGAAAGCTTGGGTGCGACGGTCGGTGAGGTGAGTTTGCCGACGTTGGAGTACGGCATCGCCGCTTACTACCTCATCGCCACGCCGGAGGCAAGCAGCAATCTGGCGCGCTACGACGGGATGGTGTACAGTCGCCGCGCCGCACAAGGCGGCGACTTCAATGCGTCCATGAGCGCGAGTCGTGCGGAATCGTTCGGCGACGAGGTGAAGCGGCGAATCCTGATGGGTACGTACGCCTTGTCGAGCGGCTATTACGACGCCTACTACTCGAAGGCGATGAAGGTGCGCCGTCTCGTGGCGAACGACTTCGCGCGGGCGTTCGAGTCGTTCGACGTCTTGATCACGCCGACGTCTCCCTTCG contains the following coding sequences:
- the gatA gene encoding Asp-tRNA(Asn)/Glu-tRNA(Gln) amidotransferase subunit GatA produces the protein MRVSRVSAVSLARSVSRGERRSIDLVREALKAAEDLAPLRPLISVVEDAEQQASIVDERLRAGERLALAGVPIVVKDNLNVRGTRTTCGSRALERYVSPYTATAVHRLQAAGAVVIGKANMDEFAMGSSNESSAFGAARNPWDASKVTGGSSGGSAASVAAAMVPVSLGSDTGGSVRQPAAFTGVYGLKPTYGRVSRYGLVAFASSLDQVGPFAAYAEDLATTMDAMAGHDVLDATSLQAPNRFVEALGAGVRGMRFGFVREALGVGNSASVEAALERTRTLLESLGATVGEVSLPTLEYGIAAYYLIATPEASSNLARYDGMVYSRRAAQGGDFNASMSASRAESFGDEVKRRILMGTYALSSGYYDAYYSKAMKVRRLVANDFARAFESFDVLITPTSPFAAFGVGEKSSDPLSMYMADVDTVLVNLAGVPALSVPAGFDERGTRLPVGVQFIAPALADERLISVAHALELATDREFVDARPPVEVASLDA